GCGCTGTTGTGGGCGAGCGGGGCCACGGCGATGCGCGTGCCGCCGGCCGCGATGCCGTGGTCGCGTGCGTCGCGGATCGCGGTATCGATGCTGTTCGTCGCGATCGCCGTCGGCTCGATGGCGTGGCAGGCCTATGACCGGAACCCCTTCGTCGCCGGGCTGTTCACGCCCGACAGCAGCAGTGCGTCGTATGCGGTGGAGCTGGCGCCCGCGGCACTGCTGCGCGCCTTTGCCACGTTGTTCCTGGGCTACACCTGGGTGGCGACGCTGCTGGCGGCTGCGGCCTGTGCCGCCCTGTGGTTCGCGGCGCCGGCGCTGCGTCTTCGCCTGTGCTGGCTGGTGGCGACCGTGGTCTCGCTCGCGGTGCCGTACGCGCTCATCCCCAACAACATGCCGGTGTATCGCGCGTATGCGTGGCTGCCGTGGATGGCCGCGATCGTCGCGGTCGCGCTGGCGTACCTGGCGCAGCGCGCTCCATTGCACGCGACGACGATGGTGCGTCGCTCCGTGCCCGCGCTCGCCGCGACCGCGGTTGCGCTGGGCGCGGCGCTGCTCCACCACGACGCACGGCTCGAGCTTGCCGGGCGCTACGCGGCTGGCGAGTCCGTCAACCGCCACATGCTCGAATTCCTCGAGCAGCAGCGCGCCGGGCTGGAGGAAGCACCGCTGGTCGCACTGTACGGGCTGGGCGAGAACTCGCCCTGGTGCGGCAACGGCACGGTGTATCTGTCCCGCAAACGCGGCTTCGAGCAGCGCTGGCTGGTGTTGGCCCCGGGCGAGACGGCGTGCTACCGGAATCCCGCGCAGGGCGGCCGCAAGCCGCGGCACGATCTGCGGGTCACGGTGGCGCCGCCCGCCCATGCCTGTGCGCAGCCGACGCTGCCGGTGCTGGCGTTCGATGCCGAGGGTCGCGGCACGCGCATGTCAGGCCGTGACCTGTGTGCCGCCAGCCGCGGTGCAGCGGCCGGGCCCTAGGGCGTCGGCAGCGCATCACCCCGGCCGAGGAGCCGCCCGGGACGTTCGATGCGCACGGCGTGGCGTCCGCGCGCCGGAATCTCCAGCGCCACCTGGTAGCCGTTGACGCGGAACATCGGCGTGGCGCGTCCGTCGACAGTCGCGCGCCAGCGCGCCGCCGGGTCTTCGTTGAGGATCAGCAGGCCGGGGCCTGTCGCGTCCACCGTCGCCAGCAGCAGCGTGCGCGCGTTGTGGTGCAGCGTGACCTCGCCATCCAGGCGTCCCGTGCCGGCGTGACGCGCGGCATCGACCGCGGCGGGCAGGTCACCCGCGCGCACCAGGGCGCGCAGCGGAGACGCCTGGCCGTGCGCGAGGAGTGACTCGACCGGATCCGCGACCACGGCCATGCCGCCCACCAGCTGGTACAGCCGCGGCAGTGCGTCCACGTGCGTGCGCAACACCAGCCCGGGTCGCAGGATCTCGTCGCCCGGTTGCGCATCGGCCTCGGGCCACAGCGACCAGCGAACGCCATACAACGCGGCGACCATCGGGCTCGCCTGCGACAGCAGGCGGTACTTCGCGTGCTCGGCGGGGCCGATGCCGCCGTGGATCGAGCGGAAGCCGTGCGTCGTCCACGCGTGGGTGAGGAGGTGCGCGTTGTCGACGCTGCCGCCAAGCATGAAACGGTACCGGTCGCGCTCCGGCAGACGTTCCGCAAGGGCGGCGGCGTCGGCGTGCGCCTGCACCCGGTCGGCATGGAACAGCATCGCGTCGTCGTGGGCAAAGCGCTTGTTGTGCATGAACGGTGCCCACGCACTGCCCGCCAACAGCGCCACGCAGGCGAGCGCAAGCACGCCGGAGCCGCCGCGCGGCGCACGCATGCACCAGCCCAGTGCCGCGAATGCCGCCAGCGCGGCCAGCAGGGCGCCGGGGCGGTACGCGCCGGTGGACGCCAGCGTGGCGATGATCATCGCCACAAGCCCCAGCACACCCAGCCATGCCCACGGATCGCGCAGGAGCGGCGGCGGCGTGCGCAGCCGCAGCGACTGCAGGCCGAGCGCGGCCAGCGGCAGCAGCAGCACCACCGCCAGGCACGACCACCAGGTCAGTTCGCGCACCTTGTTCGCCAGCGGCACGACCGCCAGCAGCGGTGCCATGGCTGCGAAACACGACAGCAGCGCGAACAGCGCGACCGCGAGCAGCGCCCGCGCGAAACGGCTTGCCGGCAGCGCCGGGAGCGAGCGGCCCAGCACGGCCAGCGCGGCAACCAGGATCGCGGCACCCAGGTAGGCATTGCCGATGCCGCGCCGATACTCGAATCCCAGCACCAGCCCGGCATCCGCCGGCGCCAAGGCGTGCTGGCGCAGCGCTGCCACCGGCACGGCCTGGTTGCCGGTGACGTGGCCGCCGACCTCGCCAAGCCAGCGGATCGCGCGCGCGTGGAAGGCGAGGATCTCGGAGAGGTAGGGCCAGGTCGCGGCGAATACCAGCAGCGCGGCAGCTGCAAGCCAGGCGCTGGTGTTTGCGAGCGCGCGCAGCCCGTCCTTGTCGCGCGCAAGCACCGTCTGCGCCGCGACCAGCAGCCAGGCCACGCCCGACGCCCACGCTGCGAACACCAGGTTCTGCGCGGGATGCGCGTACACCAGCAGCGTTGCCGCCAGCGCCAGCGCGACCGCCATCGGTGCCTGCGCCCTCCATCCCCCCGCATACAGTCGCGCCTGCGCGGCCAGCACCCACGGCAGCCACGCCATGCCGGCGATGATGTGTGGCCAGCCGGCCGCGCTGCGCACCGCGGGAAACCATGGCAGCGCAAGGCCAACGGCCAACGCCAGCGCCGTGCGCACGCCCAGGGCGCGGGCCAGCGCGCAGGCGCCCGCGCCGAGCAGCGCGAGGTGCAGCATGGCGATGAAGTTCAGCCGGTCCAGCGTGGCCGCCGGCGAGGCGTCGGCGCCCGCCCAGTTGAAGTACAGCGGGTAGAGCATGTGGTAATTGGGGTTGGACCAGTTCGACTCGCCGGCCCTCACGCTTTCGCTGTACATCGCCGCCAGCACGCCTTCCTCGGCGATGGCGTGGCTGGCCTCGTTGAAGAACGCCAGCAGCATGTCGGCCTGGTCCGGGCCGCGCGCCAGGGTTTCGCCTGCGTAGTGCACGCGGGCGATCGCGAACACCGCCGCCATGACCGCGAGCAGCAGTGCGAACTCGCGCAGCGCGCGCATCGACCAGTGGCGAGCCTGCGGCTGCCGCACGTCAGCCAAGCGCATGCAGCGCGCGGTCTGCGGCCTCGAGCACGCGGTCCATGTGCGCGTCCAGGCCGATCCACATCGGCAGCCGGAACAGGCGCGCGGAGACGTCATCGGTCACGTCGAGCGACCCGTGCGTGCGCCCGAGGCGAGTCCCGGCGGGCGAGGAATGCAGCGGCACGTAATGGAACACCGACAGCACGCCGTCGGCGCGCAGCGACTCGAGGATGCGCGTGCGCGACGCCAGGTCCGGCGCCAGCAGGTAGTACATGTGCGCGTTGTGTTCGCAATGCGCCGGCACCACCGGCCGGCGCACGCGTCCGGCCTGCTCGTGCGCCTGTGCCCACGCGTGGTAGCGCGCCCACAGGGCCAGGCGGCCGTCGGTGAGCGCGCGTGCGTGATCGAGCTGCGCCGCCAGGAACGCCGCGGTGATCTCGCCCGGCAGGAACGACGAGCCGAGGTCGCACCAGGTGTAGCGATCGACCTCGCCGCGGAAGAAGCGGCCGCGGTCGGTGCCCTTCTCGCGGATGATCTCGGCGCGCGCGACCAGCGCGGGGTCATTGACCAGCAGCGCGCCGCCTTCGCCGCAGATCACGTTCTTGGTCTCGTGGAAACTGAGCGTGCCGAGCGCGCCGATGCTGCCCAGCGGCTGGCCGCGCCAACGCGACATGATCCCCTGCGCGGCGTCCTCCACCACCACCAGGCCGTGGCGTGCGGCGATGGCCAGGATCACGTCCATCTCGCAGCCGACGCCGGCGTAATGCACCACGCAGATCGCGCGCGTGCGCGGCGTCACCGCCGCCTCGACCAGGCGCTCGTCGATGTTGAGCGTGTCCGCGCGCACGTCGACGAACACCGGCGTGGCGCCGCGCAGCACGAAGGCGTTGGCGGTGGAGACGAACGTGTACGAGGGCAGGATCACCTCGTCGCCGGGGCCGACGTTGGCGAGCAGCGCCGACATCTCCAGCGCCGCGGTGCAGGAGTGCGTGAGCAGTGCGCGCCTGGCGCCGGTTTCGCGCTCCAGCCAGGCGTGGCAGCGGCGGGTGAACGCGCCGTCGCCGGAGAGGTGGCCCGCGGCATGCGCCTCGGCGATGTTGGCCAGCTCGCCGCCGGTCATGTGCGGGCGGTTGAAGGGGATCATGCCGGACGCGCTCATGCGTGCACCGCCTTGCGTGCGATCACGACCCGGCTGCCGCCCACCGGCAGGCGGATCCCGCACGCCACGAGCGCGCCTTCGATGCGCATCGCCAGGTCGAGGAGCGCATCGACCGGCCGTGGCAGCGCCAGTTCGGCGAGCGGGTCGTAGGCGGTGTCGGGGCGCCGCGACCGCAGCCGCGACAGCATCATCAGCGGCAGCAGCACGCTGGTGAAGCTGCCGCTCCAGGTGATCGCGAAGCCGGCGGCGCGCAGCTTCGCCTCCAGCTCGCCGCGCGCATAGCGGCGCACGTGGTGCGCGGCGACGTCCTGCTCGCTCCACAGCCACGGGTGCTGCGGAACGGTGAGCGCCACGATGCCGTCCGCGCGCAGCGCCTGGTGGATGCTGCGCAGCGCCGCGCCGTCGTCGTCGATGTGCTCGAGCACGTCGTAGGCGCCTATTGCATCGAAGGCTGCGGTGAACGGCAGGGCGCGGGCATCGAGCTGCAGCAGGTGGGCGCGCGGCACGCGTGCGCGTGCGTAGGGCAGGCTGTCGGCGAGGAACTCGCTGCCACTGATGCACCAGCCGGGAAAGCGCTCGGCCACCGCCGCCAGCACGAATCCGGTGCCGCAGCCGACCTCGAGGTAATCACGCACGTGGCTGCCGTGGCGGGCGAGCAGTCGCAGCAGCAGGCGGTTGCGCGCGCGGAACCAGAAGTTGCCGGCTTCGAGCGCCGCGAGCTTCGGAAAGAACGCCGCGTCATAGCCGCCGCTGCGTGCGCCCATCACGTACGGAACCCGGCCTGCACCAGCGCGCAGGCGCGTCCGGCATCGTCGCGCAGCCAGGCATTGGCGCGGCGCAGGCCGGCCGTCGACGCCCAACCCTTCTGGAGTTCGAGCGTATGCGCGCGGCGTGCATCCAGCGCCGCGAGCGGCAGCTGCGCCAGCATGTCGATCTGCACAT
This Luteimonas sp. MC1572 DNA region includes the following protein-coding sequences:
- a CDS encoding class I SAM-dependent methyltransferase, which translates into the protein MGARSGGYDAAFFPKLAALEAGNFWFRARNRLLLRLLARHGSHVRDYLEVGCGTGFVLAAVAERFPGWCISGSEFLADSLPYARARVPRAHLLQLDARALPFTAAFDAIGAYDVLEHIDDDGAALRSIHQALRADGIVALTVPQHPWLWSEQDVAAHHVRRYARGELEAKLRAAGFAITWSGSFTSVLLPLMMLSRLRSRRPDTAYDPLAELALPRPVDALLDLAMRIEGALVACGIRLPVGGSRVVIARKAVHA
- the rffA gene encoding dTDP-4-amino-4,6-dideoxygalactose transaminase — translated: MSASGMIPFNRPHMTGGELANIAEAHAAGHLSGDGAFTRRCHAWLERETGARRALLTHSCTAALEMSALLANVGPGDEVILPSYTFVSTANAFVLRGATPVFVDVRADTLNIDERLVEAAVTPRTRAICVVHYAGVGCEMDVILAIAARHGLVVVEDAAQGIMSRWRGQPLGSIGALGTLSFHETKNVICGEGGALLVNDPALVARAEIIREKGTDRGRFFRGEVDRYTWCDLGSSFLPGEITAAFLAAQLDHARALTDGRLALWARYHAWAQAHEQAGRVRRPVVPAHCEHNAHMYYLLAPDLASRTRILESLRADGVLSVFHYVPLHSSPAGTRLGRTHGSLDVTDDVSARLFRLPMWIGLDAHMDRVLEAADRALHALG